The nucleotide window GATATATCTGTTCATTCGCATCTTTGCATACTACCACAAACAGAATACCCTTGAATCTGCCTTTTAGATGTGTGGCATCGATAGCGACTACAGGCCGCATTACAGCACTGAACCCTCGAATACATGATCCAAACAcccaaaaacaatatttgaatcgtTGTTCCCCATCAGTAGTGACACACGTCACAGTACCGGGATTTTCACGTTCCAACATATGGAAATACGAGGGGAGGTGTTGGAATGACTCTTTCGACGGACCAAACATAAGACTCTCTACGTACTCCTTCACTTGCCAAGCCTTACCATATAGGCATCGCAATTCCCACTTGCGATtcatctcttccattattTCCTTTGGTCTCAATGGGGTTACACAATTTTCTTGCACCCTGCTGGATATAAGCTCACCAATTACCCTCGCGCTCGCAGTTCGGTACCCACATTGCAAACCATCGATAGTACACGTGTGTACCTTATGCAACGTCCAAACATGACAATATTCTCCTTCAAGCAACTTCGTTGCACGCAAAgcaaacttgcatgccttATCCTTACAACCAACCTCAAAACGAGCgtgacatgactttttaactctAAACTCAAAATACTCTTTTAGTGCCAACATACTCAAAGCTCGTTTTAATTCAGCCTTCGATAGAAACACTTTTCCATGATATAAGTGGTTGTCCATTGATCTGGATTCCTCACTCttaattgtttggaaggaTATCATATCTAGCCCGAGAACA belongs to Theobroma cacao cultivar B97-61/B2 unplaced genomic scaffold, Criollo_cocoa_genome_V2, whole genome shotgun sequence and includes:
- the LOC108663978 gene encoding uncharacterized protein LOC108663978, yielding GSRGHTIIIVLEKVELDDHYKTVELEDVEGADPIYENAIGLENGIHSLDDSDQERVNIGVSRQWIVLGLDMISFQTIKSEESRSMDNHLYHGKVFLSKAELKRALSMLALKEYFEFRVKKSCHARFEVGCKDKACKFALRATKLLEGEYCHVWTLHKVHTCTIDGLQCGYRTASARVIGELISSRVQENCVTPLRPKEIMEEMNRKWELRCLYGKAWQVKEYVESLMFGPSKESFQHLPSYFHMLERENPGTVTCVTTDGEQRFKYCFWVFGSCIRGFSAVMRPVVAIDATHLKGRFKGILFVVVCKDANEQIYPLAFGIGHVEDEKSWLWFLNQLRRAIGCPENAMFIFDQHFGIKNVVEKVYKDAHHGLCNYHLGKNVKNRFKREDVAAIFTMVAKCYRVIDFDKHMNKLK